In Kordiimonas pumila, a single genomic region encodes these proteins:
- a CDS encoding YaiI/YqxD family protein: protein MLEIFVDADACPVKDEVLKVAYRHDLVLHLVSNQWLRLPVGPKVNKVVVDAGFDAADDWIAERAGEGDVVITGDILLADRCVKAGATVMGHGGRLFTADNIGMAIAMRELKSQLRDMGEDRGFNASFTKQDRATFLEAMESWYQKTRRSSSMP from the coding sequence ATGCTTGAAATATTTGTAGATGCAGACGCTTGCCCGGTGAAAGATGAGGTCTTGAAAGTAGCATACCGCCATGACCTGGTGCTGCATCTTGTTTCGAACCAGTGGCTTAGGCTGCCAGTTGGCCCAAAAGTGAACAAGGTAGTTGTGGATGCAGGCTTTGATGCGGCTGACGACTGGATTGCAGAGCGTGCGGGCGAGGGTGATGTGGTTATCACCGGCGACATTTTGCTGGCCGACAGGTGCGTAAAAGCTGGTGCCACTGTTATGGGGCATGGGGGCAGGCTGTTTACAGCAGATAATATTGGTATGGCAATTGCCATGCGCGAGCTTAAATCGCAGCTTCGAGATATGGGGGAAGATCGCGGTTTTAATGCGAGCTTCACCAAGCAGGACCGTGCTACTTTTCTGGAAGCTATGGAAAGCTGGTATCAAAAAACCCGCCGTTCCAGCTCTATGCCCTGA
- a CDS encoding dipeptidase, with translation MRTAKIWVSVLVIVVVLVIAERIIVPPIIEKSMNKIVDVSDYSVSPAADKLHSSLKIVDWHADSLLWSRDFLKRSDYGQVDLPRLQDGNINLQVMTTVTKSPEGQNYEENTGSSDSITKLAIAQGWPVRTWNSLLERALYQSDLLHTYVAKSKGQMVFVKNKADLAAHRNRDNGAIAVMLGTEGGHPFEGDIKNVDIMYNAGFRMVGLTHFFDNKLAGSLHGVSKAGLTDFGRAVVKRLDELNIIIDLAHSSEATAWEVLSLTTRPVVISHTGLKGYCDTARNYPDTLMKAIAEKGGLIAIGYWDAAVCDTSPTAIAGAIKYGIDLVGADHIALGSDWDGAVTALASDHISTITEALIQAGVPEADIRKVMGENSLKFLQTWLPD, from the coding sequence ATGCGTACTGCAAAAATATGGGTATCTGTTTTGGTTATTGTGGTTGTTCTGGTTATTGCTGAACGCATCATCGTGCCGCCTATCATTGAAAAAAGCATGAACAAAATTGTTGATGTCTCTGACTACAGCGTGTCACCCGCCGCTGACAAATTACACAGCAGCCTTAAAATTGTTGATTGGCATGCCGACAGCCTTTTGTGGTCTCGCGATTTTCTGAAACGCTCTGATTACGGGCAGGTTGACCTGCCGCGCCTTCAAGACGGCAACATAAACCTGCAGGTAATGACAACTGTTACCAAATCGCCAGAAGGCCAAAATTATGAAGAAAATACGGGTTCGAGCGACAGTATAACCAAGCTTGCCATTGCCCAAGGCTGGCCCGTGCGCACATGGAACAGCCTGCTTGAGCGCGCACTCTATCAGTCAGACCTACTGCATACCTATGTCGCCAAATCAAAGGGGCAGATGGTTTTTGTGAAAAACAAAGCGGACCTTGCGGCCCACCGCAACCGCGATAATGGTGCTATTGCCGTTATGCTCGGCACCGAGGGCGGCCACCCATTTGAAGGCGACATCAAAAATGTTGATATTATGTATAATGCGGGTTTCCGTATGGTTGGCCTGACTCATTTTTTTGATAACAAGCTTGCTGGTTCCCTGCACGGCGTTTCAAAAGCCGGCCTAACAGATTTTGGCCGTGCTGTTGTTAAACGGCTTGATGAATTGAACATCATCATTGATCTGGCCCATTCATCAGAAGCCACTGCATGGGAAGTGCTCAGCCTTACCACGCGCCCTGTAGTTATTTCACATACCGGGCTAAAAGGGTACTGCGACACAGCCCGCAACTACCCCGACACACTTATGAAAGCAATCGCTGAAAAAGGCGGTCTGATCGCCATTGGCTACTGGGATGCCGCAGTATGCGACACATCTCCAACCGCTATTGCTGGCGCAATAAAATACGGTATTGACCTAGTGGGCGCTGATCATATCGCTCTGGGCTCTGACTGGGACGGCGCGGTCACGGCGCTTGCCTCAGACCATATTAGCACCATAACCGAAGCCCTTATACAAGCCGGTGTGCCAGAGGCCGATATCCGTAAAGTGATGGGGGAAAACAGCCTGAAGTTTTTACAAACATGGCTGCCTGATTAA
- a CDS encoding GGDEF domain-containing protein — MALDIPTLSIAVMLVMLLSSLALLVNWLANRVIDGLLYIAFGIILVSFGTCVSFENPLETEPLAYLAGQSVIILGHGILWLGVTDFWAMRSKRMMIALWLISVLSIGIMAYLMLFHDGGYVAAVRALFEGLVSFGIASTLLKAIGGRKGLYKGVIRRATVGAALAFLLFIVHGFYGFYRAMPLDFLQLTGNFFLNSIEILSYVEMVVFSMSIAVVIIIMTAERLQAELKLHEMLDPLTKALKQRAFLEVVKAVLARARRNAEPVSLIMMDIDRFKKINTEHGRAVGDAALAAFAGLVVEGRRAQDVFCRFGGEEFVLLLPGTAEEGADLVVRRIRQKIAHTALKPLGVPIQLTISMGVVTARGDDLDADGMLDFVNKQISNDQKLQFEIIQTGS; from the coding sequence GTGGCACTTGATATACCAACTTTGTCTATTGCTGTCATGCTGGTGATGCTGCTTTCGTCACTTGCGCTGTTAGTAAACTGGCTTGCGAACCGTGTGATAGACGGGCTGCTATATATTGCCTTCGGCATTATTTTGGTTTCCTTTGGAACTTGTGTCAGCTTTGAAAACCCGTTAGAGACTGAGCCTTTGGCCTATCTGGCTGGGCAAAGTGTTATTATATTAGGTCACGGTATTCTATGGCTTGGGGTTACTGATTTTTGGGCCATGCGGTCAAAGCGTATGATGATCGCTTTGTGGCTTATCAGTGTGCTTTCCATTGGCATTATGGCCTATCTTATGCTGTTTCATGACGGTGGGTATGTGGCTGCTGTCCGAGCCTTATTTGAAGGCCTTGTGTCGTTTGGGATTGCTTCAACGCTTTTAAAAGCCATTGGGGGGCGCAAAGGGCTTTATAAAGGGGTAATACGGCGTGCAACAGTGGGGGCAGCCCTTGCTTTTTTGCTGTTCATTGTACATGGGTTTTACGGTTTTTACCGTGCGATGCCGCTTGATTTCCTTCAGCTTACAGGTAACTTCTTTCTCAATTCCATAGAGATTTTATCCTATGTGGAGATGGTGGTGTTCTCCATGTCGATCGCGGTTGTCATTATTATTATGACAGCCGAGCGTTTGCAGGCTGAATTAAAGCTGCATGAAATGCTTGATCCCCTTACAAAAGCGCTTAAACAGCGTGCCTTTCTGGAGGTGGTAAAAGCTGTTTTAGCGCGCGCGAGGCGGAATGCCGAACCTGTTTCCCTTATTATGATGGACATTGATAGATTTAAAAAAATCAATACAGAGCATGGCCGTGCGGTTGGGGATGCTGCACTCGCGGCGTTTGCGGGTCTGGTCGTGGAGGGCAGGCGCGCGCAAGATGTGTTTTGCCGCTTTGGCGGCGAAGAATTTGTTTTGCTGTTGCCCGGAACCGCTGAAGAGGGGGCTGATCTAGTAGTGCGGCGGATAAGGCAGAAAATTGCGCACACTGCCTTGAAGCCGCTTGGTGTGCCCATTCAGCTAACAATCAGTATGGGCGTTGTAACAGCGCGCGGCGATGATCTGGATGCAGACGGCATGCTGGATTTTGTAAACAAGCAAATATCCAATGACCAAAAACTCCAGTTTGAAATTATTCAAACCGGTAGTTAG
- a CDS encoding beta-ketoacyl-ACP synthase III, which yields MGGIVISGTGVFTPKHAVSNDALVESYNAHSEAWNNEHAAEIAAGTLAAREMSSSAFIEKASGIKNRYLMDGKGPTEVGRMRPYLAEGAPDNLMGTPVQVQMALAAAKTALEEANLNGEDIDLVIISASVWERFIPSMATELQSILGAKGFAFDMSMACSSATFGISTATDALLSGMANKALVVTAEYLSPLLNFEERDGHFIFGDAAVAMVLERETETTSKNAFRINSRKLFTEYSTNIQAGFGSRAMIERDKINDPAMRFVQNGRVVFKELLPKVIEIVQNQMAETGRKIEDFKRLWLHQANINMNIFATRKLLGRDPSQEDAPIILDDYANTAGAGCMIAFHKYKSDFVKGDLGLICSFGASYSAGYIEVERL from the coding sequence ATGGGGGGGATTGTTATCAGCGGCACGGGGGTATTTACCCCCAAACATGCCGTTTCGAACGATGCGCTCGTTGAAAGCTATAATGCCCATTCCGAAGCATGGAATAATGAGCATGCCGCCGAAATAGCAGCAGGGACCCTTGCCGCACGGGAGATGTCGTCCTCAGCTTTTATTGAAAAAGCCTCTGGCATCAAAAACCGGTACCTTATGGACGGCAAAGGCCCCACCGAAGTTGGCCGCATGCGGCCTTACCTTGCTGAGGGTGCGCCTGACAACCTGATGGGTACGCCAGTTCAGGTTCAGATGGCGCTTGCCGCTGCAAAAACGGCCCTCGAAGAAGCTAACCTTAACGGCGAGGACATTGATCTTGTGATCATTTCGGCTTCTGTATGGGAGCGCTTCATTCCCTCGATGGCAACAGAACTGCAAAGTATACTCGGCGCAAAAGGTTTTGCCTTTGATATGTCAATGGCATGCTCCAGCGCCACCTTCGGCATTTCAACGGCAACAGACGCCCTTTTATCCGGCATGGCAAACAAAGCTCTTGTTGTTACCGCTGAATATCTTTCACCTCTGCTGAACTTTGAAGAACGCGACGGCCATTTTATTTTTGGTGATGCCGCCGTTGCTATGGTGCTGGAACGCGAGACTGAAACAACATCCAAGAATGCTTTCCGCATCAACAGCCGCAAACTATTCACTGAATATTCAACCAATATTCAGGCTGGCTTTGGCAGCAGAGCCATGATTGAACGCGACAAAATAAACGACCCTGCCATGCGCTTTGTACAGAATGGCCGTGTGGTGTTTAAAGAGCTTCTGCCAAAGGTTATTGAAATTGTGCAAAACCAAATGGCTGAAACAGGCAGAAAAATTGAAGACTTCAAACGCCTGTGGTTACACCAAGCCAATATCAACATGAATATTTTTGCCACACGAAAGCTGCTGGGGCGAGACCCAAGCCAGGAAGATGCCCCCATCATTCTGGATGATTATGCGAACACCGCCGGCGCAGGCTGCATGATAGCTTTTCATAAATATAAATCAGACTTTGTGAAAGGTGATCTTGGCCTCATATGTTCATTTGGGGCCAGCTATTCTGCGGGTTACATTGAAGTGGAGCGGCTCTAA
- a CDS encoding beta-ketoacyl-ACP synthase III, translated as MVDVVISGTGLYVPPHKITNEELVETFNAFVDKFNAENKADIDAGIIPAKQHSSAAFIEKASGIKARHLVDVEGVMDLDRMMSKMPEGGHGTDEEPCFQAKMAIEAAKAALENAGLQAEDIDHLVCSAALLQRYFPAIGIEVQHHLGTKGSAMDMVMACSSATYGLIAGVNAIKSGAADRVLMINPEIFSTVIDFRNRDSHFIFGDIAVAVVLERADLAKGNNLWKVTNTKAETKFSSNIRSHYGPMTRLDDNSMFREDMFFMQEGRKVFRELLPLVTDFIWAQLESQHLEVKDLSRMWLHQANINMNMFAAKKLLGREPEALEAPTVLDEYGNTAGAGSIVAFHKYHDDLKVGDKGLICSFGAGYSIGSLLVEKVK; from the coding sequence ATGGTTGATGTTGTTATCTCAGGAACTGGCCTTTATGTGCCTCCGCATAAAATCACCAATGAGGAGCTTGTAGAAACCTTCAATGCATTTGTTGATAAATTTAATGCCGAAAATAAAGCCGACATAGACGCCGGTATTATTCCGGCAAAACAACATTCAAGTGCTGCTTTCATCGAAAAGGCATCTGGCATTAAGGCGCGCCACCTTGTTGACGTGGAAGGGGTCATGGACCTTGACCGGATGATGTCTAAAATGCCTGAAGGCGGCCACGGCACAGACGAAGAGCCTTGTTTTCAGGCTAAAATGGCAATTGAAGCCGCGAAAGCTGCCCTTGAAAATGCCGGACTGCAAGCAGAAGATATTGACCATCTGGTATGTTCCGCTGCACTGCTACAGCGCTATTTTCCGGCAATCGGCATTGAAGTGCAGCATCATCTGGGCACAAAAGGCTCCGCCATGGATATGGTTATGGCCTGTTCTAGCGCCACATACGGCCTTATTGCTGGCGTGAACGCTATCAAGTCAGGTGCTGCTGATCGGGTGCTCATGATCAACCCCGAAATTTTCTCTACTGTTATTGATTTCCGCAACCGCGACAGCCACTTTATTTTTGGGGATATTGCCGTTGCCGTGGTCCTTGAGCGGGCAGACCTTGCCAAAGGCAACAACCTCTGGAAAGTGACAAATACCAAAGCAGAAACCAAATTTTCCAGTAACATTCGCTCACATTACGGCCCAATGACACGGCTTGATGATAATAGCATGTTCCGCGAAGACATGTTTTTCATGCAGGAAGGCCGCAAGGTTTTCCGCGAGCTTCTACCGCTTGTAACCGATTTTATTTGGGCGCAGCTTGAAAGCCAACATCTTGAAGTAAAAGACCTAAGCCGCATGTGGCTGCATCAGGCCAATATCAATATGAACATGTTTGCAGCTAAAAAGCTTTTGGGCCGGGAACCCGAAGCGCTTGAAGCACCAACTGTTCTTGATGAATATGGTAACACGGCGGGTGCAGGCTCTATTGTTGCTTTCCACAAATACCATGATGACCTTAAAGTTGGGGATAAGGGGCTCATCTGCTCGTTTGGTGCAGGCTATTCAATTGGTAGCTTGCTGGTAGAAAAGGTAAAATAA
- a CDS encoding TerB family tellurite resistance protein has translation MSIWGKIIGGTAGLALGGPIGALIGLTVGAAVDAGVDATRREPDDATRSITFTIGVIALAAKMAKADGHVSRAEVEAFKRVFQVPPHEMANVGRVFDMARQHTAGFDAYAHQIAGIMKDNRRVLSDLIEALFFIAKADGSVHPNELNYIRAVAKIFGFSRAEIEDRVHRHVGADPSCPYSVLGVERSVDNATLKHKYRALVREHHPDRLIAAGVPNDMIAVATRRAAEINAAYDQIMAERTKETVNEVS, from the coding sequence ATGTCTATTTGGGGTAAAATAATTGGCGGTACAGCAGGGCTTGCACTAGGCGGGCCTATCGGTGCCCTTATTGGCTTAACGGTGGGTGCTGCCGTTGATGCGGGGGTTGATGCAACCCGCCGCGAGCCTGATGATGCAACCCGCAGTATTACCTTTACTATTGGTGTGATTGCGCTGGCAGCCAAGATGGCAAAAGCGGATGGCCATGTCTCCCGCGCAGAAGTAGAGGCCTTTAAACGGGTCTTTCAGGTGCCGCCTCATGAAATGGCCAATGTGGGCCGGGTGTTTGATATGGCACGCCAGCATACTGCTGGCTTTGATGCGTATGCACATCAGATTGCGGGCATCATGAAAGATAACCGCAGGGTGCTATCTGACCTTATAGAGGCATTATTCTTTATTGCGAAAGCTGATGGTTCTGTACACCCTAATGAACTGAATTACATTCGCGCTGTGGCTAAAATTTTTGGTTTCAGCCGCGCTGAAATTGAAGACAGAGTACATAGGCATGTTGGTGCAGACCCGTCATGCCCTTATTCTGTTCTTGGGGTTGAAAGATCTGTAGATAATGCGACACTTAAGCATAAGTACCGGGCATTGGTTCGCGAGCATCATCCAGACCGATTGATCGCGGCTGGTGTCCCAAACGATATGATTGCCGTGGCGACAAGGCGTGCCGCAGAAATTAATGCAGCGTATGACCAGATTATGGCAGAGCGCACAAAAGAGACAGTGAATGAAGTTTCGTGA
- a CDS encoding DMT family transporter, which yields MKFRDIVLAVVIAAVWGVNFIAVKAAVDAFSPFLANTLRFSFVFLALSPFLKWVPGRMKSMLAVAVILGVAHFGLILFAMQVADGVSAVAIASQLGVPFSTILAIIVLKESVGWRRIVGIALSFSGVIVLGFDPVIFAYWQALGLVTLAAFMYAVSTVMMRTLKDIPAVTTQAWVGFAGALGSLLFSFAFENNQLEMIKAASNDAWLALLYSAIGSSIIGHGGANYLFRKYDVSAVTPYFLVMPLFAVMAGVMALDETVSSKVVLGGVLTIAGVLIVTLRNRKKHSKMADVANAEGMT from the coding sequence ATGAAGTTTCGTGATATTGTACTGGCCGTTGTTATTGCCGCAGTTTGGGGTGTGAACTTTATTGCGGTGAAAGCGGCAGTAGATGCTTTCTCTCCGTTTCTTGCTAATACCCTGCGGTTTTCATTTGTTTTTCTGGCGCTTTCGCCGTTTTTGAAGTGGGTGCCGGGCAGAATGAAAAGCATGCTCGCGGTTGCTGTCATTCTTGGGGTGGCCCATTTTGGGCTGATATTGTTTGCCATGCAAGTTGCAGACGGGGTGAGCGCTGTTGCGATTGCGAGCCAGCTTGGGGTGCCGTTTTCAACAATTCTGGCTATTATCGTTTTGAAAGAATCAGTTGGCTGGCGGCGTATTGTTGGTATTGCATTAAGCTTCTCCGGGGTAATTGTTTTGGGCTTTGACCCAGTTATTTTTGCATACTGGCAAGCACTGGGGCTTGTGACTTTAGCCGCGTTTATGTATGCGGTCAGTACCGTTATGATGCGCACTCTCAAAGACATTCCTGCCGTTACCACACAGGCATGGGTGGGCTTCGCCGGTGCCCTAGGGTCGCTGTTGTTTTCTTTTGCTTTTGAAAATAACCAGCTGGAGATGATAAAAGCCGCCAGCAACGATGCGTGGCTTGCTCTCTTATATAGTGCGATTGGTTCCTCGATCATTGGGCACGGCGGCGCTAATTATCTGTTTCGTAAATATGACGTATCCGCTGTGACGCCTTATTTCCTTGTTATGCCACTTTTTGCAGTTATGGCAGGGGTAATGGCACTTGATGAAACAGTGTCGTCAAAAGTAGTTCTTGGTGGTGTACTAACTATTGCGGGGGTTTTGATTGTAACCCTCAGAAACCGTAAGAAGCATAGCAAAATGGCAGATGTAGCAAATGCTGAAGGGATGACATGA
- a CDS encoding N-acetylmuramoyl-L-alanine amidase, with the protein MITCSSPNWDERPDGSQIDLVVLHYTGMETGDAALLRLCDAEAKVSAHYMIGEEGAVYALVPEEKRAWHAGVSSWLGRDNINHTSIGIELVNPGHEFGYRPFPAVQIDSLLALLSGIKARHKVPYYGYVGHSDIAPLRKTDPGEYFPWQQLAVAGFGLHSAVDGADTALLPVKGADGVLLQELHEKLSILGYAFTDSKAVDSETFMVLKAFQAHWRQSAVTGFYDIGTRALLTDLARQMSTTGETQ; encoded by the coding sequence ATGATCACCTGTTCTTCACCGAACTGGGATGAAAGACCGGACGGTAGCCAGATTGATCTGGTCGTACTCCATTATACGGGTATGGAAACAGGGGATGCAGCACTCTTACGGCTCTGTGATGCGGAAGCCAAGGTTTCTGCTCATTATATGATAGGGGAAGAGGGCGCTGTTTATGCTTTGGTGCCGGAAGAAAAGCGTGCATGGCATGCAGGTGTGTCTAGCTGGCTTGGACGTGACAATATAAATCACACATCCATCGGTATAGAGCTGGTGAACCCCGGTCATGAATTTGGGTATCGGCCATTTCCTGCTGTGCAAATTGATAGTTTGCTTGCCCTTTTATCAGGCATTAAAGCCCGACATAAAGTTCCTTATTATGGATATGTAGGGCACAGTGATATTGCGCCGCTGCGTAAAACAGACCCGGGTGAATATTTCCCGTGGCAGCAATTGGCGGTAGCAGGGTTTGGTTTACATTCAGCGGTTGATGGGGCTGACACAGCACTTTTGCCGGTTAAGGGTGCTGACGGGGTTTTGTTACAGGAACTTCACGAAAAATTATCTATCCTTGGCTATGCTTTTACTGATAGCAAGGCCGTGGATTCTGAAACGTTTATGGTATTAAAAGCCTTTCAGGCGCATTGGCGTCAATCGGCGGTAACAGGCTTTTATGATATAGGGACGCGTGCACTTCTCACCGATTTGGCACGTCAAATGTCGACAACCGGGGAAACTCAATGA
- a CDS encoding autotransporter assembly complex protein TamA, producing MTEPNERLRDILMSVSVLNEKTGQCLRSIARVESNLQSDVDSFQRVLRSEGYYAASVDYKALRGDKSVDVSVAVYAGVLYKIDSVSFSFAGAEKGDTENIQLEAVLKKGEPASAADIVATEQVLIFGLLEQGYPFAEAGERSVTVNHATASVAVNYVLQNGPKTKLGETIYEGLDRTEASYLERLKPWQEGDLYTRSEVDEFRSRLMATGLFRLTTVTLQQPNEGTDIAPIVVNAEEAPPRRIEAGAGYSTGEGFELETSWTHRNTWGRGENLKFSMKLGESEQTLEADLRKPQFKRYGQTAIFNARTGRESTPAYKSHIFESYAGLERQIGKRWIGSLGVSGKATQVREDGEHDEYVLLGTPLGLSYDTSDVLLDPTRGIRLNLRLGPNMSLIGDRFFFLTSELKGSAYWQPDFMSSVTFAVRGRAGMTFGPDQDRIPLTERFFAGGGGSVRGYSYQGIGPQDEDGDPLGGRSVLEVGFEARVRVSTSISIVPFLDGGALYTDQIPTFNGFRWGTGLGLRYHTSIAPVRLDVAFPLDRREGDSAVAVYLSIGQSF from the coding sequence ATGACGGAACCTAACGAACGCCTGCGCGATATCCTTATGTCGGTTTCGGTTTTGAATGAAAAGACCGGGCAGTGCCTGCGATCTATCGCCAGAGTGGAAAGTAACCTTCAGTCAGATGTAGACAGTTTTCAGCGTGTTCTGCGCTCAGAGGGGTATTATGCCGCGTCGGTTGATTACAAAGCCTTGCGGGGTGATAAGTCGGTCGATGTCAGCGTGGCGGTATATGCGGGGGTTCTTTATAAAATTGACAGTGTTAGTTTTTCTTTTGCGGGTGCAGAAAAAGGCGATACCGAAAATATCCAGCTTGAAGCGGTTCTAAAAAAGGGTGAACCGGCAAGTGCGGCAGACATTGTAGCTACAGAGCAGGTCTTGATTTTTGGGTTGCTTGAACAAGGCTATCCGTTTGCGGAGGCGGGTGAACGCAGTGTAACCGTGAACCATGCTACAGCGAGTGTTGCGGTAAATTATGTGCTGCAAAACGGACCTAAAACAAAGCTTGGTGAAACTATTTACGAGGGGCTTGACCGGACAGAGGCTTCGTACCTTGAAAGGTTAAAGCCGTGGCAAGAGGGTGATCTATACACCCGCAGTGAAGTGGATGAGTTTCGCTCGCGCCTGATGGCAACGGGCCTGTTTCGCTTAACTACCGTTACCTTACAGCAGCCGAATGAAGGCACAGATATTGCCCCAATAGTTGTCAATGCAGAAGAGGCCCCGCCGCGTAGGATAGAGGCAGGCGCAGGCTATTCAACAGGTGAAGGTTTTGAGCTAGAGACATCGTGGACACACCGTAATACATGGGGCCGGGGTGAAAATCTCAAATTTTCCATGAAGCTTGGGGAAAGCGAGCAAACGCTAGAGGCTGACCTTAGAAAACCTCAGTTCAAGCGCTACGGCCAAACTGCTATTTTTAATGCCCGCACAGGCCGTGAAAGTACACCTGCTTATAAATCTCATATTTTTGAATCGTATGCCGGGTTAGAGCGCCAAATAGGTAAACGCTGGATCGGCTCGCTTGGTGTTTCTGGTAAGGCGACACAGGTGCGGGAAGACGGCGAGCATGATGAATATGTGCTTCTTGGCACGCCCCTCGGCCTCAGCTACGACACCTCTGATGTGCTGCTTGATCCAACACGCGGTATCCGCCTTAATTTGCGGTTGGGGCCAAACATGTCACTGATCGGGGACAGGTTCTTTTTTCTGACCAGCGAATTAAAAGGCTCTGCATACTGGCAGCCTGATTTTATGTCGTCAGTTACCTTTGCTGTTAGGGGCCGCGCGGGCATGACCTTTGGCCCAGATCAGGACCGGATCCCCCTGACAGAGAGATTTTTTGCGGGCGGCGGTGGGTCTGTCCGAGGGTATTCTTATCAGGGCATAGGCCCTCAGGATGAAGACGGCGACCCTCTTGGTGGTAGATCTGTGCTTGAGGTGGGGTTTGAGGCCCGTGTGCGGGTTAGTACATCCATAAGCATTGTTCCCTTCCTTGATGGCGGTGCGCTTTATACAGACCAAATTCCGACATTTAACGGGTTTCGCTGGGGCACAGGGCTCGGTCTTCGCTATCACACTTCTATTGCCCCGGTCCGGCTTGATGTTGCATTCCCGCTTGACCGGCGGGAAGGGGACAGCGCTGTTGCGGTTTATTTGAGCATAGGGCAAAGCTTTTGA